The region AAAGATTTGAAAAACTGCTTACCAATATCAATTTTAAAAAAGTACTCATCCTATATCTGGTTGCCGCTATTATTGCGGGAATTACGTCTGTTTCGCTTCTTGGTTATGTATTTCGTAACAAAATTGGGTTAATTTTTGACTACAAAAAAGTTTCTGAAAAACTGGAACATAACTCCGATGCGACCGAAGTTCAATCTGACTTGGCCAACTTTGCTAATAAAAATGCGGATGTGGTAGACGTTGTGATTCTTGATGCAGATAATAAGATCTTGTTTTCTGCGAAACATTCAGAAGTCGCGAAAACAGGCTCAATCAGTCTGGAACTGGATCCTCAGTGGAAACATGAGTATAAATTTATGATTGATCCATCAAATCCTGAGGTGGCATATCGTTTGATTAAAAGTGAAGCTTCTTTACGATCTGTAGTGTCTGTCATAAAAGGCAATGATTATTATGATGAACATGACGGAGAGTATTTTTTCGGTGTAAGTTCTGCAAAAACGGTTTATTCACTGAATTATATACGCGGAGAAAACAATAGCAAAACTTATTTTATTTTTGAATTTTTACCGGTAGAAAATGGTATGCTTTATATTAAAGTTGTGGCTGCCGCTGCTATGTTGTTCTTCATGCTTTACTGGGTGTTACTTGCTCTGTATGTTTATGCTGATGCAGTAAAATCAAAACTAAACGGAACGGCATGGGGAATTCTGATGTTATTCACAAACCTTGGTGGATTCGTTATCTATAAAATTTACAAACAGAACGGCAAAACCTGCTTTAAATGTAAGGCGTTACAAGGAAAGAGCAATCTATATTGTACCGAATGCGGTGCAAAAATCGGAAGTTCCTGCGAAAAATGCGGTGCGTCATTTAATAGTCACGATCGGTATTGTAGGATATGCGGAGAAAAGAAAAAGGAAAGTTAATAATTCTTGGTATCCTTATCCGGGGCATAGTATGATTGAAAAAGTTCCTGTAGACTCAATACATTCATGTAATACGCAATGTTTTTTAGTATAGAAATGAATTAAGTTTGTATCCCCCATCATGGCTTGTTTAATAGTGAGAAACAACCTATAATGATCGATAGAATGAGATTGGAGAGGATACATATTATGCACATGGCTGACGCTTTGGTTGCACCGGCAGTAGCGACAACAATGTATGCGGCTACTTCGGTAACAGCAGCTATTTCGGTGAAAAAAGTAAAATTAGAAAACGATAAAAAGATAGTTCCCTTCATGGGTGTAATGTCTGCTTTTGTGTTTGCGGCGCAAATGGTAAATATTACAATACCGGGAACTGGTTCTAGCGGACATTTTTGTGGAGGATTATTACTGGCGATACTAGTAGGACCTTATGCGGGATTTCTGGCTATGATATCTGTACTTGCTGTCCAATGTCTGCTTTTTGCGGATGGCGGCATTTTAGCACTTGGGGCTAACATATGGAATATGGCGTTTTATTCCTGCTTTATTGGATATCTATGTATATACCGTCCACTGATGAAAAAAAGTATGAGTACAGGAAAGATACTAATAACATCTGTTCTTGCAAGTGTTGTTAGTTTACAACTTGGAGCGTTTAGTGTAACTCTTCAAACATTAATCTCTGGAGTTACTTCTTTATCTTTTGGTCAATTTTTATTGTTTATGCAACCTATTCACCTTGCAATTGGAGTGCTGGAAGGTTTGATTACTGGTGCGGTTATTATATTTGTCTTTCATGCACGTCCTGAGCTTCTTCATAATAGTAATGCAGTGAATAAAATAGGTTTGAAACAGGTGCTCATTATTTTATCAACAGTAGTAATCTTTCTAGGTGGTGGGTTGTCCTTATTAGCATCAGAGAATCCGGACGGATTAGAGTGGTCGATTCAAAATTTAACTGGTAGTACGGACGTGGAACCAGAGAGTAAGTATATCGATGCAATGGATAACGCTGCGAAGATACAAGAAAAGACAGCCTTACTTCCAGATTATTCATTCAAAGATAGTGAGTCGAAGCTAGGAACTTCGTTTTCTGGGGTTTTTGGAGCAATAGTCGTAGGAGCGATTAGTTTAGGGTGTTGTGTCTTACTCAAGACATTTAAGAGAAAAGATGACATCTTGGAGTAAGGAAATAATAAGAAATAAAGGTATGATCTTTAGAAACATAGTTTCTAAAGATCATACCTTTATTCATGATAAGGAAAAGTTGATTTACAACTTTGGCATGACCTTTCTAGCTCCTAAAAACATCCAAGTGACTAATACAAAAGGCATAGTAAGCCCAGGAATTCCATATGGCATTAACCATGTATCAATAGCTGCGGTGATTGGTACGGTAAGAATTGAAGCAATCACCCCGGTAAGTGGTGCAAATGGACGATCCGCATCGAATACCTTTGAAATCGCTAGTGCTGTCAATACCGCATTAAATCCATACAATCCTTGATTGAGCAAGGAAAACTCGGAACCCAAGCAATAAGCAGTAGCAAATCCCACAATAGTTCCGATAATTGCATACATTACAGATTTCCAATTGTCCCAAAATATTGCAACTAAAATAAGAATTCCTGAAATCAAAAAGGTTTGAAAATATACTTGTCCAACGCCATTTACTAATCCGTTTAACAAATTAAAATTACCATCATTGACCATATGCCAGCTGGCTAAATCCTGCGGTAGTATTACAGATGCTAACTTAAAAACCTGAAGGTGATAACCTGCAAGAATAAATAGCCATGTTAAAATAATATATGGAAAAGTCAAAACAGGTATTTTAAGATTACTAAAAAAGTGATTCATCGCAGCTGTTAGTATGGCAACAAAGAAAGCTCCTAACAAAGCGATCCACCATCGGTTATAACCCATAAAGAATATAGATAATGCTAATCCTATTAAAACAGAGTTATAACCTAGTAATCCCTGGTTTATCGTATTTTTATTTACACCGGTTATATGGCCTGTTAAAGCACCTATCATAGAAGATATCAATGCGATTATCCCTAATTTATAGTCGGAAAAGGTAATCGCAATTAAAATAATTAGGCCGGATAACGTATTTTCTACTAATATTACTTGAGAAATACCTTTTAGAGATGCGGTTATTAAATTATTAAGATTTAAATTTTTATTTTCTGTTTTGAGTTTATCCATACTAACTCTTACCTCATGCAAGTAATAATTTTTAACAAAAAAATTTTGAAAACAAGATAAAGTACGCTTTACGACTTTTCGAAGTAATGAATAACATGCTTAATATTTTCCAAGAAACACAGGAGATCTTTTATACCATTTCATTCTGATCAACTTATGGCAGATGTCAAAAGCTCTCATGACTTCTTGTGTAGAAGAAGCAAGGACTCTAAGCATGAAACCAGGTTTGGAAAGCATAGATAAACCGTATCTACATTTTAAATTCTGGGTCTCCATCACATCATATAGCATTGATATCAAGCTCTCATCGGTATATTCACTAACAACAATCATTGTACCTAGATGAGAATATTCTTCAAATTGTCCAATACTACTCAGTGATTGACTGCCAGGCGTTAATCTTATATGATCGAGTAGGATAAGATTATCTTCCAAATATACTTTTGTATTTAAGTCGAGCATATGGTAAGAAAATAGATTTCCCTTCGGGTCCCATCCCGAAGTTATGATATCGGTAGCAATTAAGCTGGTACCCTTCTCCATATGCACTATAGTTTTTTGCTTGTATCTTGAATTCTTATAACCTATTATTGGGTCTGGTAGGTATTCTAACAAGCTGCCTTCCTTTAATGTGATATTTATCTCTTGAACCACAGGATTTTTGGGAGTTTTGTATATCTTGGAGGCGGATTGAGTTGTCAATAGAAGCTGTGCTTCCTTAGCCAAATGAATATCCATTCGATAGGTATCCCCATCTACATAACCTCCACCTGGGTTCATGATATAAAAACACGCTTGCTCATCGTTATTTAGATAAAATGGATTCATTAGTTTGAAGGCACCATAAAAATACATATCTTGTGCTATCGTTTTTCCTCTTTTTTTCTCTGTAGATAATTGCAGATATCCAGTGTAATTAGTCATTCTCTAAGTTAATCCTTCCAGGCAAACATTTTTTCTAATCCAACTTATGACATCAGGAAGCCCTTCATCTTTCTTTAAATTGGTAAATACAAAAGGTTTATTCCCTCTGAATTTTCTAGTATCAGAGGCCATGATATCAAGGTTTGCACCTACATATGGAGCAAGGTCTGTTTTATTAATCACAAACAAATCGGACTTAATCATTCCTTGACCACCTTTACGTGGTATTTTCTCGCCTTGTGCAACATCAATGATATAGATTGAAAAATCGGCTAGTTCAGGACTAAATGTTGCAGCTAGGTTATCTCCGCCACTTTCTACAAATACAATCTGAACATCTGGGTGTCTTTGAACCAGTTCATTTACAGCAGCAAAATTCATGGAAGCGTCTTCTCGAATTGCAGTATGAGGGCATCCACCAGTTTCAACACCGATTATTCTGTCAGAAGGTAATACACCATTCTCCATTAAAAACTTTGCATCCTCTTTTGTATAGATATCATTAGTAACCACAGCCATGCTATAATCATCACTCATGTAACGTGTGAGTTTTTCTACAAGCATTGTCTTTCCAGCTCCAACTGGTCCGCCGACACCGATTTTTATGGGTTTCATATACTACCTCTTTTCTTAATAAATTAGGCATAACATCATTCCAATGAAAGATTAGATTCCTTATATTTAAGACATAAAGATACGAATGTGTAATACTTCATGCCTCATCTGAGAAATTTCAATGCCTGAAGCCGTTATACCGAAATCGTCTTCTGTAAGCGTTTCAATTAAATTCCAAGCATCAGCGATAAAATCTTGAGATTCCTTAATAAGCTGTTGACCTTGTGTTTGACCGAGAGGAATACCACGAACAGCATTTTGTACAAGGTTTGCATTGGAGGAAAATAAGTAGCTCATAACAGTAGTATTCTTTGGAATAGAGAGAGAATGTGAAATCAAGGCAAATGCAATTGCTGGGTGGCCATAGCTGACCCCTTTCGCTATTCTATCTACGTAAGAAGTAAGTCGTGAAGAGGGGTAGAGTTGATTACCCAAGGTTAACAACCTTTCCCCTATGATTCTGCTACCTTCTCTACTTTCTCTAGCCAAAATCTGTGCTCGTAACATGCCATCTAACATCCATATGGTATCCATGTCATTATTCTCAAGAGCCTCATAAGCCAAGCGGCAGGCAAGACCATCTGAGTATACCAACTGTTCTTTGATATAAGCTTTATTCCATTTGGAAAAAGTCTCTTTATTAAAAATAATACCATCCTGAATATAGGTCTCGAGGCCAAAAGAATGGCTAAATGCACCGGTTGGAAAGGTTGAGTCGCATAATTGAAGCAGATTTAAAACGTAATTATCCATGGCTATGACCTACATGACGAAATGCCAACTTTACTTTCTTGTTCTCACGAGTATAAGGAACTTCTAATTGCTTTAATAGTTCCTCTACTAGATAGTCGTATTGTACCAGCATTTCTATTTCATCAAATTGTGCTGGAATATGGCGATTTCCTATTTTATGCGCAATATCTCCCATCTGCCTCAGGCTGCTTGGACGTATGACAAGTAAATCATCAGGAATAACATTTAACACGATAATATCTCGCTCATCCATATACAAAATATCGCCGGGGGAAAGATCTTTCTGCCCGTTTAGACAGATACCAATCTCCCTGCCGTGATCTGTAACCACTCTTTGGACTTTCTTTACCAAATTTGAACTCTCAACGAATACATTTTCCAGGTGTAGTTTATTTAGAATTTCATCGCTAATATTGTCAATATTGCCTACTACTTGTTCTATAATCACAATTTCACCTCAAACTTAAAATAAGAAATACCGCTGTGCTAAAGGAAGTTCCGCAGCTGGTTCACAAGTAATTAGTTCCCCATTAACCCTTACGTCATAAGTCTGAGGATCTACCGTTATTTCTGGTGTTTCGCAGTTATGCTTCATATCTTGTTTCGTTAAATTACGAATACCGAAAACTGGAAGTACTGTTTTTTCAAGTCCTAACTTTTTGTGTACACCCAATTCAAATGCAATTTTAGAGACAAATGTTATCGAACTTCTTTGTAGAGCCAAGCCGTAAGATGCATACATTGGGCGATAAGTGATAGGCTGTGGAGTAGGAATTGATGCATTCGCATCTCCCATAATACTGTTTGCAACCATGCCACATTTTATAATCATATTTGGTTTTGCTCCGAAAAACTGAGGCTGCCATAGAACCAGATCCGCATATTTACCTACTTCAACCGATCCAACATAGGTATTGATACCATGGGCAATTGCTGGATTTATTGTATATTTGGAAATATATCGTTTGGCTCTATTATTATCTCCGACGCCGCTATCGCCTTGTAATTTACCTCTTTGCTTTTTCATCTTATCCGCTGTCTGCCAGGTTCTTGTGATTACCTCACCAATACGCCCCATAGCTTGGGAATCGGAGCTCATAATACTGAAAATTCCCATATCATGCAAAATATCTTCTGCAGCGATTGTTTCCTTTCGGATACGGGAATCAGCAAATGCTACATCTTCTGGAACATTACGTCTTAAATGATGGCAAACCATAAGCATATCCATATGTTCATCGATTGTATTGATGGTATATGGTTTGGTAGGGTTCGTTGAGGCTGGTAATACGTTTGAAAATGCACCCATTTTAATAATATCTGGAGCATGTCCTCCACCCGCACCTTCTGTATGAAAGGTATGAATTACTCGACCATTTATCGAATCGATGGTGTCTTCGACGAATCCAAATTCATTTAAGGTATCTGTATGAATTGCCACTTGTACATCATATTCATCTGCAATTTTTAAGGAATGATCAATAACAGAACGCATTGCTCCAAAATCTTCATGAATTTTTAGTCCGATTACCCCTGCTCTGATCTGCTCGGTTAAGGCAACATCAGAGGATGTACTTCCTTTTCCTAATAATCCTACATTAATTGGGAGGCCTTCTACCGATTCCAGCATGCGGTGAATATTCCATTCTCCTGGGGTACAGGTGGTTGCTTTGGTACCTTCTGCTGGGCCAGTTCCACCACCAATTAGAGTGGTTACTCCTGATGTTAATGCAACATCTACTTGTTGAGGTGAAATAAAGTGAATGTGAGTATCAATACCACCGGCAGTCACAATAAGGCCTTCTCCTGCGATAATTTCAGTGGATGCTCCTATGATAATGTCTACATTCTTCATGATGCGAGGATTACCACTTTTACCAATAGCCGCAATTTTTCCATCTTTAATACCGATGTCAGCCTTGTATATACCAGAGTAGTCAAGAATCACAGCATTGGTAATAACAAGATCCATTGCACCTTCTGCACGGCTTATAAGAGGGTCTTGTCCCATACCATCACGGATTACTTTACCTCCACCGAATATAACTTCATCTCCGTAACTAGTATAATCTTTTTCGATTTCTATAAATAAATCGGTATCACCTAAACGAACAGCATCGCCAACGGTCGGGCCGTACTTTGCAGTATACAGTTCTCTGGTCATAGAAAAACTCATATCAATTCCTCCTAGTATCCAATTTACCGTCTATCTTATTATTAAATCCGTATACGAAACGTTCTCCTGCATAATCCACCAACGAAACTTCTTTTGAGTCACCAGGCTCAAATCTAACCGCAGTACCCGCTGGTATATCAAGGTGCATGCCTATCGTTTCTTCCCTGTTAAATTGTATTGCAGAATTTACTTCATAAAAATGATAGTGAGATCCAACTTGAACAGGGCGATCCCCGGTGTTGACAGCTGTTATCTTAATAGTTCTTCTGCCTTCATTGCATGTAATTTCCTCGTTTTTTAAAATATATTCTCCTGGTTTCAATTTACTGTTACCTCCTTTTTATTTTATTGGTTGATGAACAGTAACTAATTTTGTGCCATCTGGAAAGGTCGCTTCTACCTGAACATCATGAATCATGTCTGCAATTCCATCCATTACATCATCAACTGTAAGCACTTCTCGTCCGGCTTGCATCAATTCCGACACAGACTTTCCATCCCTTGCACCTTCTAATATTTCAAATGCAATCATGGAAATAGCCTCAGGATAATTCAGTTTTAGCCCTCTTTCTTTTCTGCTTCTTGCAAGATTTGCAGCTACCACGATTAAGAGCTTTTCCTGTTCACGAGGTGATAGCATCATAAATATCCCTCCTTTAAATAGTATTTTTTCCAGTATTTATTATGGTCGGTAGCACAAAGAAATATTCAGAAACTGTTAATCTTTGCTAAATGAAGAGGAGATTAGGTCTGCTTAGGCTTTTACATCTTAGAATAATGAAAATGTAATAATCTATCTATGCAACATTTGGTGTTAGTTGATACCATAATATTGTGAAGCAAGTTACTTATTATAGTATATGGAGTAGGGGGGAGGTAAGGGAGCAAAGAGTGAAGGATAATATGAGTAAAGGATAATATGAGTAAAGGATAATATGAGTAAAGGATAGTAAGAGTAAAGGATAATAAGAGTAAAGGATAATAAGAGTTAAGGATTAAGAGTATGTAGAAGGAAAATGATACTTTAGCATATTATAGAAGGATAAGTTATACAATGTGTTAAGGTTGTAAACTATTTTATAAGAAACCAGCATCGGAGGAAAGTTCTTCTCCACCGCAAACTATTTTATTTTTACTAATGCTTTCTAAATGTATCTGTTCATTTGATAGATATTCTGTTAAAATAGCGGAAGCAGTTGCTCTGTATTTATTGGCAATGGATGGTCAAACCTGCTAATAACCTACTATAGGTATTTTAGTATTAGGAATTCTATTGATAGTAACTATTAACTAAGCAAATAAAATAAGTTTCATAGCTTATTATATGAGGATTTATGGAATGAAAAAGATTGCGAATGTCCCTACCGAAATGATATTAAATGGTATGGTAGAAACTCATTATCACGAGGATGGAAAAGAATTTAAACATAATCATACGAATACAAAAGTGGTACTAAATCGTTTATCTAGGGCAAGTGGGCATTTGGAACACGTAAAACGTATGGTTCTTGAGGGGAAGGATTGTAGTGAGGTTTTAATTCAATTGTCAGCAGTGATTTCTGCTCTTAATAAAACAGGAAAGGTAATTTTAAAGGATCATATTGAGCATTGTGTTGTTGATGCTGTTGAATCTGGAGATGAAGTTGCCTTAAAAGATGTTATTACTGCAATCGATCGCTTTATTAAATAATATAGAATATACTAGGATAGTTTAAGGATAAGAGAGGTGTTATGAGTAAGATTAATCAAGCAATTTATAATATTCATGAAATAAATGAATTAGCAGATAGGAAAAATCTAGTTAATCTGGTACATCCTCTAATAAAGCTGTTGGTTACAATTAGTTATCTTATCTGTGTAATATCCTTTGATAAATACGACTTCATTGGATTATTTCCGATGCTACTATATCCCTTGCTGATACATTATATGGCTGAGTTATCCATCAAAAGTAGCCTAAAGAAAATACTAATAATTTTGCCTTTGATATGCCTTGTTGGAATTGCCAATCCATTTCTTGACCATTCAAAAATATATGAGGTATTTGGGATTACTATCACTGGAGGCATGATTTCTTTGGTTACCTTGGTATTAAAAGGGTTGTATTCCTTGTTGGCATCCTATTTGTTAATAGCAACCACTGGTATTGAGGGGGTATGTTATGCACTTAGTTTATTACATATTCCAGATATCATCGTAACTCAAATATTTTTAGTTTATCGATATATGTTTGTTCTTATGAACGAGGCAAATGCTGTCATAGAAGCATATTCGCTAAGAGCACCTAAGGAAAATGGAATACATTATAAGGTCTGGGGAACTTTTTTGGGACAACTACTATTACGAAGTTTTGACCGTGCGGAAAAGCTATACGACAGTATGCAGTTGCGAGGGTTTCATAAAAAAATTTTTTATGCTAAATCTCAAAAATTTAATAAAAAAGATTTTATCTACCTTCTAGTATCTTTGATGATTATTATTTGCCTTAGGATATTAAATGTGTAAGGTATTATTAGAAGAGTATTTTGATCCATCAAGGAAGTACACCGCTTCTAAGCGAAAAGAGCTTCTCAGGTAAATGATGCTTCTCAGGCGAATGATGACTCACAAGCGAACGGTGCTTTAAAACGAACGGTGCTTCACAAGCGGAGCTAGACTTACTTTAGCTATTTTAACTAGAATGGAATTATGAAATATGCGAAAAAATAGCTACAGCTAAAAGTTTGCCGGTTATGGAAAGGAATAGAGAATAAGTATGAATCAAAAGTACATAGAACTTAACAATATTTTTTTCTCCTATGGAAATGGAGATGATATATTAAAAGACATTTCATTTTCTGTTGATAAGTCAGAAGCAGTAGGAATTATAGGAGCGAATGGGGTAGGTAAATCAACCTTACTAAGAATTCTTGTAGGATTAGAATTAAACTTTAGAGGGGAAGCAATCGTAAATCATGTACCTGTTACTAAAAAAACACTTTCTGAAATACGTTCAAAGATAGGTTACCTATTTCAAGATTCTGATAATCAGTTGTTTACTCAAGATGTTTATCATGATGCTGCATTCGCATTAAGAAATTATGGATTAAATGAAAAGTTGGTAGAAGAAAGGGTTATGGAAGCACTTGATTTAATAGGAATTACTCACCTTAGGGATAGAAAGATTTATAAAATGTCTGGTGGGGAAAAGAAGATGGCCTCCATTGCCACGTTGCTCGCAATGAAACCAGATATTCTATTGCTTGATGAACCAACAATTACATTAGATCCTAGGAACCGACGTGCTTTTATACAGTTATTAAATCGATTGGATTATATAAAAATAATTGCTACTCATGACCTGGATATGGTGCTTGAAACTTGCAGCAGGGTTATTCTTTTATCAAAAGGTTGTGTCGTAGCAGATGCGCCTACAGAAAAGATACTTTTTGATAAAGAATTACTGGAAGCACATGGTCTTGAGCTACCTCTTTGTCTTAGGGGTAGATAGTGGGACTAAGAAAGAGGAGTTCATAGAAAAAAGGCTTCCAATGAAAACAATCATTGAAAGCCTTTTTTTCTATGGTGTGTGAAAGCAAATCTGGACCACACAAATCAAACATGAGTGAATTCTAATCGTTTATACCTCTTCCAGTACTACGCTAACTGGATAATGGTCAGAAAGAAAGACTCCATTCTCACAATCCGTCCATAATTCACGAGTGCAGCATTTTAATCCGGAAGATACTACGATATAATCTATCTTTTCCGCTGGCTGCATTCTTCCAAAATCATGGAAAGTCCCTTCCATCCCCGATGTAAGATCTCTTAAAAATTCGCTTTTTGCTATTAAACTAATTTCCTCAGAATTCGGATATCCATTAAAATCTCCAGTTAAAATCATTTCTACTTTACCA is a window of Lachnoclostridium phytofermentans ISDg DNA encoding:
- a CDS encoding urease accessory protein UreD; the encoded protein is MTNYTGYLQLSTEKKRGKTIAQDMYFYGAFKLMNPFYLNNDEQACFYIMNPGGGYVDGDTYRMDIHLAKEAQLLLTTQSASKIYKTPKNPVVQEINITLKEGSLLEYLPDPIIGYKNSRYKQKTIVHMEKGTSLIATDIITSGWDPKGNLFSYHMLDLNTKVYLEDNLILLDHIRLTPGSQSLSSIGQFEEYSHLGTMIVVSEYTDESLISMLYDVMETQNLKCRYGLSMLSKPGFMLRVLASSTQEVMRAFDICHKLIRMKWYKRSPVFLGKY
- a CDS encoding urease subunit gamma, translated to MMLSPREQEKLLIVVAANLARSRKERGLKLNYPEAISMIAFEILEGARDGKSVSELMQAGREVLTVDDVMDGIADMIHDVQVEATFPDGTKLVTVHQPIK
- a CDS encoding urease accessory protein UreF translates to MDNYVLNLLQLCDSTFPTGAFSHSFGLETYIQDGIIFNKETFSKWNKAYIKEQLVYSDGLACRLAYEALENNDMDTIWMLDGMLRAQILARESREGSRIIGERLLTLGNQLYPSSRLTSYVDRIAKGVSYGHPAIAFALISHSLSIPKNTTVMSYLFSSNANLVQNAVRGIPLGQTQGQQLIKESQDFIADAWNLIETLTEDDFGITASGIEISQMRHEVLHIRIFMS
- the ureG gene encoding urease accessory protein UreG — translated: MKPIKIGVGGPVGAGKTMLVEKLTRYMSDDYSMAVVTNDIYTKEDAKFLMENGVLPSDRIIGVETGGCPHTAIREDASMNFAAVNELVQRHPDVQIVFVESGGDNLAATFSPELADFSIYIIDVAQGEKIPRKGGQGMIKSDLFVINKTDLAPYVGANLDIMASDTRKFRGNKPFVFTNLKKDEGLPDVISWIRKNVCLEGLT
- a CDS encoding metal-sensing transcriptional repressor, whose protein sequence is MKKIANVPTEMILNGMVETHYHEDGKEFKHNHTNTKVVLNRLSRASGHLEHVKRMVLEGKDCSEVLIQLSAVISALNKTGKVILKDHIEHCVVDAVESGDEVALKDVITAIDRFIK
- a CDS encoding zinc ribbon domain-containing protein; translated protein: MKRFEKLLTNINFKKVLILYLVAAIIAGITSVSLLGYVFRNKIGLIFDYKKVSEKLEHNSDATEVQSDLANFANKNADVVDVVILDADNKILFSAKHSEVAKTGSISLELDPQWKHEYKFMIDPSNPEVAYRLIKSEASLRSVVSVIKGNDYYDEHDGEYFFGVSSAKTVYSLNYIRGENNSKTYFIFEFLPVENGMLYIKVVAAAAMLFFMLYWVLLALYVYADAVKSKLNGTAWGILMLFTNLGGFVIYKIYKQNGKTCFKCKALQGKSNLYCTECGAKIGSSCEKCGASFNSHDRYCRICGEKKKES
- a CDS encoding energy-coupling factor ABC transporter ATP-binding protein, yielding MNQKYIELNNIFFSYGNGDDILKDISFSVDKSEAVGIIGANGVGKSTLLRILVGLELNFRGEAIVNHVPVTKKTLSEIRSKIGYLFQDSDNQLFTQDVYHDAAFALRNYGLNEKLVEERVMEALDLIGITHLRDRKIYKMSGGEKKMASIATLLAMKPDILLLDEPTITLDPRNRRAFIQLLNRLDYIKIIATHDLDMVLETCSRVILLSKGCVVADAPTEKILFDKELLEAHGLELPLCLRGR
- the cbiQ gene encoding cobalt ECF transporter T component CbiQ, with the translated sequence MSKINQAIYNIHEINELADRKNLVNLVHPLIKLLVTISYLICVISFDKYDFIGLFPMLLYPLLIHYMAELSIKSSLKKILIILPLICLVGIANPFLDHSKIYEVFGITITGGMISLVTLVLKGLYSLLASYLLIATTGIEGVCYALSLLHIPDIIVTQIFLVYRYMFVLMNEANAVIEAYSLRAPKENGIHYKVWGTFLGQLLLRSFDRAEKLYDSMQLRGFHKKIFYAKSQKFNKKDFIYLLVSLMIIICLRILNV
- a CDS encoding urease subunit beta, with amino-acid sequence MKPGEYILKNEEITCNEGRRTIKITAVNTGDRPVQVGSHYHFYEVNSAIQFNREETIGMHLDIPAGTAVRFEPGDSKEVSLVDYAGERFVYGFNNKIDGKLDTRRN
- a CDS encoding urea transporter: MDKLKTENKNLNLNNLITASLKGISQVILVENTLSGLIILIAITFSDYKLGIIALISSMIGALTGHITGVNKNTINQGLLGYNSVLIGLALSIFFMGYNRWWIALLGAFFVAILTAAMNHFFSNLKIPVLTFPYIILTWLFILAGYHLQVFKLASVILPQDLASWHMVNDGNFNLLNGLVNGVGQVYFQTFLISGILILVAIFWDNWKSVMYAIIGTIVGFATAYCLGSEFSLLNQGLYGFNAVLTALAISKVFDADRPFAPLTGVIASILTVPITAAIDTWLMPYGIPGLTMPFVLVTWMFLGARKVMPKL
- the ureE gene encoding urease accessory protein UreE produces the protein MIIEQVVGNIDNISDEILNKLHLENVFVESSNLVKKVQRVVTDHGREIGICLNGQKDLSPGDILYMDERDIIVLNVIPDDLLVIRPSSLRQMGDIAHKIGNRHIPAQFDEIEMLVQYDYLVEELLKQLEVPYTRENKKVKLAFRHVGHSHG
- the ureC gene encoding urease subunit alpha, with the protein product MSFSMTRELYTAKYGPTVGDAVRLGDTDLFIEIEKDYTSYGDEVIFGGGKVIRDGMGQDPLISRAEGAMDLVITNAVILDYSGIYKADIGIKDGKIAAIGKSGNPRIMKNVDIIIGASTEIIAGEGLIVTAGGIDTHIHFISPQQVDVALTSGVTTLIGGGTGPAEGTKATTCTPGEWNIHRMLESVEGLPINVGLLGKGSTSSDVALTEQIRAGVIGLKIHEDFGAMRSVIDHSLKIADEYDVQVAIHTDTLNEFGFVEDTIDSINGRVIHTFHTEGAGGGHAPDIIKMGAFSNVLPASTNPTKPYTINTIDEHMDMLMVCHHLRRNVPEDVAFADSRIRKETIAAEDILHDMGIFSIMSSDSQAMGRIGEVITRTWQTADKMKKQRGKLQGDSGVGDNNRAKRYISKYTINPAIAHGINTYVGSVEVGKYADLVLWQPQFFGAKPNMIIKCGMVANSIMGDANASIPTPQPITYRPMYASYGLALQRSSITFVSKIAFELGVHKKLGLEKTVLPVFGIRNLTKQDMKHNCETPEITVDPQTYDVRVNGELITCEPAAELPLAQRYFLF
- a CDS encoding energy-coupling factor ABC transporter permease, with translation MHMADALVAPAVATTMYAATSVTAAISVKKVKLENDKKIVPFMGVMSAFVFAAQMVNITIPGTGSSGHFCGGLLLAILVGPYAGFLAMISVLAVQCLLFADGGILALGANIWNMAFYSCFIGYLCIYRPLMKKSMSTGKILITSVLASVVSLQLGAFSVTLQTLISGVTSLSFGQFLLFMQPIHLAIGVLEGLITGAVIIFVFHARPELLHNSNAVNKIGLKQVLIILSTVVIFLGGGLSLLASENPDGLEWSIQNLTGSTDVEPESKYIDAMDNAAKIQEKTALLPDYSFKDSESKLGTSFSGVFGAIVVGAISLGCCVLLKTFKRKDDILE